In Spirochaeta thermophila DSM 6578, the DNA window AAGAGGATCATGAGATTGCTCACGATGAACCGCAGGAAGATGTTCCACGAAAGTCGTTCGTTGTCGCGCATCGTCCCCCTTGTGAGGATTCAAAAGATAGTGGGCAAGGGGACCACGAGTCCCCTTGCCCAGGAAGCATGGTTCATTTCGAAGTGTAATACCCTTCTTCAAGGATTTCCATGAACCGGGGGAGACCCAGGCTCTCGAGCTCCTTGAGATAGGCGTCCCAGTCCTTCTCCACGTCGAGATCACCCACGATGAATCTGTCGATGGCCTCACCCACATAGGTATGGATGGTTCTCCTCAGGTCGATGAACTCGGTGAGGTTCTCCTCTGCGATCGAAGCGGTGGCGTAGGGATACCGCCTCACCTTGTAGGGTTCGTAGAGCAGGGTGGCGTTGTAGAGGAGTTCCTCGTAGGAGAAGCCCTCTGACTTCGCGAACTCGTTCTTCAGGTTCCGCGTCCAGCCCGGCCCCATGTTGATCTGGGCGTTGTCGTCCGGAGTGAGGGGCTTGAGGTACTTGTACTTGGCCGGCTCACCGTTGATCGCAATGAGGTTCTCCGAGGGATCGACCTTGGCCCAGTGGACTCCCTCGACCCCCTTGTCGTGGAGCGCGGTCTCCAGGCGGTAGAAGTGGTCCGCCCACCTGAATGCCACCTCCGGATACTCGCAGTTGTTGGTCATCACGAACTCCACGGGACGGATCACCGCATCGATGAACCAGGGTGTATGGGCCTTGCCCTGTGGCCCTTTGATGGGCGGGAGTGCGGTGAACTGGTGCATGGGCGCCGCAGGATCACCGGAGAGGCTGCACATGTTGGCCGGATGGTGGGAGGCATATCCTCCGATCCTGTTCACCTTCCCCTCGATCAAGGGTTTCACCTGCGAGCGGTCCTGGGTGAGCGCAGCCACGTCGAACAGGCCCTCCTGGTAGAGCTTCCTGAGGAAGCGGAGTCCTTCCCTGAACTCGGGCTTGTTCGCGGTGAAGACCACCTTGCCATCGATGATGAACTCGTAGCAGTTCAGGAGGGCATCCCCCGAGTCGTCCTGGCCTCCGGCCGGAATGAAGGCGTTCATGATCCACATGGCGAGGTCCTCCAAGTGGCGCTTGGCCCCGGTCATCGGGATCTCGTCGTTCGGATCGCCGTTCCCGTTCGCATCCTTTTCCTTGAAGGCCTTCATGACCGCGTAGAACTCATCGATCGTGGTGGGCATCTTGAGCCCGAGTCTGTCGAGCCAGGCCTTGTTGATCCAGAACTTCTGGCGCATGGTCATGTGGTAGTCGTCCGTGAACACGGCCGGGAGGCTGTAGATCTCGCCGTCGGGATAGGTGATGGCGTCCTTCACCCACGGCTCGGCCTCGAAGAGTTCCTTGATGAAGTACCCCTGGCTCTCGATGAGATCGGTGAGGGGGAGGAAGAGCCCTTGCCTCGCATACCGATAGACATCCTGCTTACTGAGGGCCGAATCGGTACATCCGAATATGATGTCCGGATAGTCACCCGAAGCGAGGATCACCGAGAGCTTGGTGCGCGCATCCACCTTGCTCGTCTCGATCCACTCGATCTTGACGTTGGTCTCCTGCTCCACCCACTGGGCCATCGGATTCGTCTTCATGTCCTGAATGAATCCCACGCTCGGGATGAAGACGCTGAGCGTCACCGGTTCCTCCACGATGGGAAGCTCACCCGGAGGGGTGATCTTCACCTTCTGGGCGGTCTGTTGCTCCCCCTGTCCTGCAGCGGGAAGCACCACCGCCGCCAGGAGCAACAGGAGAGCGATACTCACGATGCGATCTCGCATGATAGACCTCCTGCATCTCGATTTCTATTTCCATGTCAACGACATGGGCCTAACCCTTTATCGATCCGATCATGATTCCTTTCACGAAGTAGCGTTGCACGAAGGGGTAGATGACCAGCACCGGCAGGCTCGCCACCACGATGAGCGAGAACTTGAGCAGGTCGTTCAGGCCCGCCACCCGCGCCGCGTACTCCACGTTCTGGTACGAGTCCACCCCCATCTCGTTCATGAGCACGATGTTTCGCAGCACGATCTGAAGCGGAAACAATTCCTTCGAAGAGAGGAAGATGAACGGATAGAAGAACGAGTTCCAGTGTCCCACCGCATAGAGCACGGTGAGTACGCCGATGATCGGGGCGGAAAGAGGCAGGGCTATCTTGAAGAAGAAGTAGAAATCGTCGCTCCCATCGATACGGGCCGCCTCCCTGAGGTCCGAAGGGAGATTTTGCTGGATGAAGGTACGGGCGATGATGAGATTGGCCACCGACATGGCGTTGGGGATCACCATGTCGAGCCTGTTGTTCAGGCCGATGGTGTTCTTCACCACGAGGTAGAAGGGAATGATCCCCCCGGAGAACAGGAGCGTGAAGGTGAACAGCACCATGATGGCGGTCCTCCCGGGGAGCTCCTTCTGGGCGAGGGCATAGGCTGCGGTCATGGTGACCGCGAGGTTGATGAAGGTGCCCACCCCCATGTAGAAGAGGGAATTGAGGTATCCCGTGATCACGGTGTCGTACTTGAATACGGCCTTGTATCCTTCCAGAGAGGGTTCCACGGGCCAGAGCACCACCGCCCCCCTCGAGACCGCGCCCGGAGAGCTGAAGGAGGCGCTCAGTACGTACACCAGAGGATAGATCACCACCACGGCGATCACCGTGAGGAAGAGACCGTTCACCACATCGAAGACCTTGTCCGCCCCGGTGGACCTGAGCGCGGGATGAGATGTCTGATTCACCATAGGCTAGATTCTCCCCATTTTCGGGCTACGGTATTCATGGTCACCACGAGGACCAGATTGATGAGTGAGTTGAAGAGGCCGATGGCCGTGGCAAAGTCGAAATAACCTTCGAGGATTCCCACTTTGTACACATAGGTGGTGAGCACCTCGGAGACTCGGAGATTGAGCGGGGTCTGGAGAAGGATGACCTTCTCGAACGATATGTCCATGACACGACTCACTTCCAGTATGAAGAGGACGGTGGCGGTAGGAAGGAGCGAAGGGATATCGATGTGGAGAAGGCGCTGGAATTTCGAAGCCCCGTCGATGGCGGCCGCCTCGTAGAGTTCCGGAGGTACTGCGGAGAGGGCAGCGAGATAGAGGATCGCCTGGTATCCCATGAGCTGCCACACATCGGTCCAGACGAACACGTGGCGGAAGGCCTCCGGGGTGCCCATGATGTTGAGAGTCTTACCGGTGAGACTCCTTATGAGACCTGAGAGGATTCCATAGTGGGGCGAGAAGAGCTGGTATACGATCCCCACAACCACCACCACCGAGAGGAAATAAGGGGCATAGGTCACCGTCTGGAGGAAACGCTTTATTCTTGGGGAACGCACTTCGTTGATCGAGAGGGCGAGGAGGATGGGGATGGGGAATCCTACCGCCAGCTTGTAGAGCCCAAGGATGATGGTGTTCGAGAAGATCTCACCGAAGCGGTAATACGAGAGGAACCTGCGGAAGTGTTCCAGTCCCACGAAGGGGCTTCCCGTGATACCGAGCCGCACGTTGTACGACTTGAAGGCGAGCTGCAAACCGTACATGGGTCCGTACCTGAAGATGAGGATGTACAGGAAGGCAGGCAGGATGAGCACATAGAGCTGCCACGAGCCTGCGACACGCCTCAGGAGGGTACGGAACGATG includes these proteins:
- a CDS encoding extracellular solute-binding protein, which gives rise to MRDRIVSIALLLLLAAVVLPAAGQGEQQTAQKVKITPPGELPIVEEPVTLSVFIPSVGFIQDMKTNPMAQWVEQETNVKIEWIETSKVDARTKLSVILASGDYPDIIFGCTDSALSKQDVYRYARQGLFLPLTDLIESQGYFIKELFEAEPWVKDAITYPDGEIYSLPAVFTDDYHMTMRQKFWINKAWLDRLGLKMPTTIDEFYAVMKAFKEKDANGNGDPNDEIPMTGAKRHLEDLAMWIMNAFIPAGGQDDSGDALLNCYEFIIDGKVVFTANKPEFREGLRFLRKLYQEGLFDVAALTQDRSQVKPLIEGKVNRIGGYASHHPANMCSLSGDPAAPMHQFTALPPIKGPQGKAHTPWFIDAVIRPVEFVMTNNCEYPEVAFRWADHFYRLETALHDKGVEGVHWAKVDPSENLIAINGEPAKYKYLKPLTPDDNAQINMGPGWTRNLKNEFAKSEGFSYEELLYNATLLYEPYKVRRYPYATASIAEENLTEFIDLRRTIHTYVGEAIDRFIVGDLDVEKDWDAYLKELESLGLPRFMEILEEGYYTSK
- a CDS encoding carbohydrate ABC transporter permease, with product MVNQTSHPALRSTGADKVFDVVNGLFLTVIAVVVIYPLVYVLSASFSSPGAVSRGAVVLWPVEPSLEGYKAVFKYDTVITGYLNSLFYMGVGTFINLAVTMTAAYALAQKELPGRTAIMVLFTFTLLFSGGIIPFYLVVKNTIGLNNRLDMVIPNAMSVANLIIARTFIQQNLPSDLREAARIDGSDDFYFFFKIALPLSAPIIGVLTVLYAVGHWNSFFYPFIFLSSKELFPLQIVLRNIVLMNEMGVDSYQNVEYAARVAGLNDLLKFSLIVVASLPVLVIYPFVQRYFVKGIMIGSIKG
- a CDS encoding ABC transporter permease; translated protein: MRRETSFRTLLRRVAGSWQLYVLILPAFLYILIFRYGPMYGLQLAFKSYNVRLGITGSPFVGLEHFRRFLSYYRFGEIFSNTIILGLYKLAVGFPIPILLALSINEVRSPRIKRFLQTVTYAPYFLSVVVVVGIVYQLFSPHYGILSGLIRSLTGKTLNIMGTPEAFRHVFVWTDVWQLMGYQAILYLAALSAVPPELYEAAAIDGASKFQRLLHIDIPSLLPTATVLFILEVSRVMDISFEKVILLQTPLNLRVSEVLTTYVYKVGILEGYFDFATAIGLFNSLINLVLVVTMNTVARKWGESSLW